The Streptomyces sp. NBC_00335 DNA window GGCTGAACCTGGACCCCAACCGTGAGGACCAGCAGGATCCGCCGACACCGGCCCCCGGGCCGCTGTCCACGAACCCGGCCTTCAAGGTGGGCTCCGCCGCCGTGTCCTACGACGAGAAGCGGGCCGCGGTCGTCTCCGCGGACGGGCACGGGCTGTACGTGGTCAACCTGACCACCGCCGGAGCGATGCCGCCGTCGCTGCTGACCGGCAAGGGGGCCAAGCCCAACGGGCTCGCCACCCCGACCTGGGACGCGGCGGGCGATCTGTGGGTCGCGGACCCCGATCCGCAGGACGCGGCGCTGTACCGGCTGCCCGGCGGCACCGGCACCCCCGAACGGGTCGAGGTGTCCGGGCTGGCCGGCGGGCGGATCACGGGGCTGAAGGCCTCCCCCGACGGGGTGCGGATCGCGCTGCTGGTGCAGCGGGAGAGCCGCAAATACCTGTACATCGGGCGGATCGAGCGGCCCGACGCGAAGGGCGACGTCTCCGCGGTCTCGGTGCGCGAGCTGCGCCCGGCCGCCCCGCAGCTGGCGGACGTGGTGGCGATGAGCTGGGCGCCGCGGGGCCGGCTGCTGGTGGTGGGCCGGGAGAGCGGCATGGTCGTCCAGGCCCGCTACATGCTGGCCGACGGGTCGATGGTCGGGGCCGGGCTGCCCGGGGCGAACGGGCTGGTGGCGGTGGCCGCGAGCGAGGACGAGAAGAAGCCGGTGGTCGCCGAGTCGCTGGAGGACGGCATCGTGTGGCTGCCGCCGGGGGCGCAGTGGCGCACGGTGGTGGCCGGCGGGCAGGCTCCGGTCTACCCGGGCTGAGGGCTGGGGACTGAAGGCTGGGGGCTGGGTGAGGGTGGGCCGGCCGTCGCCGCGGCGGGGTGTGACCTGCCCTCTCCGTGGTTGTCCACAGGGCTGGTGGAGTGCTGTCCCGGCCCGGCAGGGTGGACGTCATGCGGGAGTGGTGGCGGGGATGGGCCGGTGAGCTCGCCGGACTGGTGCTGCCGGTGACGTGCGCCGGCTGCGGGGCCGGCCGCGCGGTGCTGTGCGCAGACTGCCGGTCGGAGCTCAGTGGGGCCGGGGCGGGCCCGGTACGGCCGTCTCCGTGCCCCGGCGGGCTGCCCGCGGTGTATGCGGCCACCGCGTACCGGGAGGCCGTACGGGCCGTCGTACTGGCCCACAAGGAGCGCGGGGCGCTGCCGCTGGCCGGAGCCCTCGGGGCCGCCCTGGCTGCCGCCGTCCGCGCGGGCGGGGCGCAGGGAGGGGCGGTGGCCCTGGTCCCCGTGCCCTCCGCGCGGCACCGGGTGCGGGCGCGCGGGCACGACCCGGCGCTCAGGATCGCGCTGGCCGCCTCGGCGCGGCTGCGGCGGGAGGGCGTGCCCGCGCGCGTGACGCCCGTACTGCGGCTGCGGCGGGCGGTGGCCGACCAGGCGGGCCTGGGGGCGGCGCAGCGCCGGGAGAACCTCGCGGGGGCCCTGGAGGCGCGTCACGGTGCCGGGCGGGTGACGGCGGGGGCGGCCCGGATCGTGCTCGTGGACGACCTCGTCACCACCGGGTCCACGCTGGTGGAGGCGGCGCGGGCGCTGCGCGCGGCCGGGATCGGGGTGCCGGGCGGGGCGGCCGCGGCGGCTCTGGTGGCCGCCGTGGTGGCCGCGCCGGCGGACTCCTTCGTGCGTTCCGGCACTGGCGCAACTCGGACAGACCAAAAAACTTGTGAATAGATTTGGAACTGGCGGGGAAGGCGCATCGTTGCAGGTAGTAAGAGGGAACGGCCACCTGAACGGAGGTACGTTCCGGTAGCGGGTGCCGACAACCGGCATAGAGGGATATGTTCGGTTGTAAGGAATTGGCGAACCTTGGGCCCCATGCATCGGAGCGCACGTTTCGAGCGTCTGTACGTTTCGAAAACTTCGTGCCAGCAGAGGTTGTCCCTCGACTCCGAAGTCGGTGGGGTGTAGATCTTGCCGATGGGGGAGGAGGAGGTGGAAGTCGCCAAGTCCGAGGCTCCGGTGTTCACCGGGGTCTGGTGCGAAAGGGAGACGCTTCGCCCCTGAGGCGGAGCTATCCGGGAACGGAGTTCTGCGTGGACATCGTCGTCAAGGGCCGTAAGACCGAGGTGCCCGACCGGTTCCGCAAGCACGTGGCCGAGAAGCTGAATCCGGAGCGGATCCAGAAGCTCGACGCCAAGGTGATCAGCTTGGACGTCGAGGTGTCCAAGGAGCACAACCCGCGCCAGGCCGACCGTTCCGACCGCGTGGAGATCACCCTGCGTTCGCGGGGCCCGGTCATTCGTGCCGAGGCTTCCGCCGCTGACGCGTACGCGGCGCTCGACCTCGCTCAGGACAAGCTGGAGGCCCGGCTGCGCAAGCAGCACGACAAGCGCTACACCCGGCGCGGCGCCGGACGGCTCTCGGCGGCCGAGGTCGCCGACGTGGTTCCGAACGCCGCGACCCTGAATGGCAACGGCGAGCCGGTCAACGGGGAGAAGGCGGACGCGGACGCGATTCCGACCACCCGGATCGGATCGCTGGAAGTGCAGGGCGACGGCCCGCTCATCGTTCGCGAGAAGACCCACTCGGCCGCACCCATGTCGCTCGACCAGGCCCTGTACGAGATG harbors:
- a CDS encoding ComF family protein, translating into MREWWRGWAGELAGLVLPVTCAGCGAGRAVLCADCRSELSGAGAGPVRPSPCPGGLPAVYAATAYREAVRAVVLAHKERGALPLAGALGAALAAAVRAGGAQGGAVALVPVPSARHRVRARGHDPALRIALAASARLRREGVPARVTPVLRLRRAVADQAGLGAAQRRENLAGALEARHGAGRVTAGAARIVLVDDLVTTGSTLVEAARALRAAGIGVPGGAAAAALVAAVVAAPADSFVRSGTGATRTDQKTCE
- the hpf gene encoding ribosome hibernation-promoting factor, HPF/YfiA family, which encodes MDIVVKGRKTEVPDRFRKHVAEKLNPERIQKLDAKVISLDVEVSKEHNPRQADRSDRVEITLRSRGPVIRAEASAADAYAALDLAQDKLEARLRKQHDKRYTRRGAGRLSAAEVADVVPNAATLNGNGEPVNGEKADADAIPTTRIGSLEVQGDGPLIVREKTHSAAPMSLDQALYEMELVGHDFYLFVDSDTKMPSVVYRRHGYDYGVIHLNASDAASSSGELDGAGAGGALGG